A genomic stretch from Mya arenaria isolate MELC-2E11 chromosome 10, ASM2691426v1 includes:
- the LOC128206838 gene encoding protocadherin gamma-C5-like isoform X1 yields the protein MEALPHSSRSSQPRYNFRWDTNYVIRKRHPVHGRRGGAVTQSYTVTVSVVPGELLTLPNVEGTGNSITLDALATTKTTLLKTLTASSQGGNLVNYTLVSNPSFSPEFFKIDSSTGQITANRDLKYLDSSTPTVYLTVKAHDTVDLIDVYKTQIVNLNNQNTVPRIVNLDPTVSDAQLESLAVGTVLFTLTIEDPDTTNTHSYRVSCTPPDGDNSFTIDANGNVILSQALDYESITFYTCDFYVDDSISEGGPFTYELTVQDANESPTFADNMYYASTSEASAGSVSFDPGFSCTDQDAGDSATLTYGFHPANNSQRFAINSAGVMTFKEDYDVDNSNMPSPVILTVYCIDDGGTTGVMKTGSSQVTVTISDTNDNTPTFASTAYTIGVSSSQTAGSQIGAVTATDADSGTNADLSCSGTSSSAYSAYYTVGADCKIYLSKTPDFASGTTVTYVTRAVDKGNPAKTGTTTVDIIYQDDTTTTTTTAATTTAYNFFDHGENIAMFVLTLLMGLALLGALLYCCLRMCCGGGGMGGMCSNMCDCRQQNRARRGRYPPRQVTPDSKVPATVPGPTAHSSAEDYRATTPAYTDYWTANAIWRLATFHRATDSLTRRPSAGIFPLTLFICILNSTSWRIHASATISSWILPLTLTSP from the exons ACTCAATTACGCTTGACGCGCTGGCAACGACAAAGACGACGTTATTGAAGACGTTAACGGCGAGCAGTCAGGGCGGTAACCTCGTTAATTACACGTTGGTCAGTAACCCATCCTTCTCGCCGGAGTTCTTTAAGATTGACTCAA GCACAGGGCAGATAACCGCAAACAGGGACTTGAAGTACCTAGACTCGAGCACTCCCACTGTGTATCTGACAGTAAAGGCACATGACACGGTGGACCTTATAGATGTCTACAAGACCCAGATAGTCAACCTGAACA ACCAAAACACGGTACCGCGTATAGTGAACTTGGACCCGACGGTGAGCGATGCTCAACTGGAGTCCCTGGCCGTCGGCACCGTGCTCTTCACCTTGACGATCGAGGACCCCGACACCACAAATACTCACTCCTACCGCGTGTCCTGTACCCCACCCGACGGCGACAACTCGTTCACTATTGATGCAA acGGTAACGTCATTCTATCCCAGGCGCTGGACTACGAATCGATAACGTTTTACACGTGTGATTTCTACGTCGATGACTCAATCTCAGAAGGCGGTCCGTTTACGTACGAACTGACTGTACAAGACGCAAACGAGTCGCCGACTTTCGCAGATAACATGTACTATGCGTCAACGTCCGAGGCTTCG GCGGGATCTGTGTCGTTCGACCCAGGTTTTTCTTGCACGGATCAGGACGCTGGGGACTCCGCCACGTTAACGTACGGTTTTCATCCAGCCAACAACAGTCAGAGATTTGCCATTAACTCCGCAGGCGTCATGACTTTCAAG GAGGATTATGACGTCGACAACAGTAACATGCCGTCGCCAGTGATTCTGACGGTCTACTGTATAGATGATGGCGGGACGACGGGCGTTATGAAAACGGGGTCAAGTCAAGTGACCGTCACAATCTCG GACACAAACGACAACACGCCGACGTTTGCCTCCACCGCTTACACGATAGGTGTGTCTTCTTCCCAAACAGCAGGATCACAAATAG GAGCGGTGACGGCCACGGACGCGGACAGCGGGACAAACGCGGACTTGTCATGTTCGGGAACCTCAAGCTCCGCCTACTCGGCCTACTACACTGTGGGCGCCGACTGCAAAATCTACCTGTCCAAGACGCCTGATTTCGCTTCCGGTACAACCGTTAC ATACGTAACAAGAGCGGTTGACAAGGGTAATCCTGCCAAGACAGGCACGACCACTGTAGATATCATCTACCAGGATGACACGACGACAACCACTACTACTGCAGCAACAACCACAGCATACAACTTCTTTGACCACGGTGAAAATATCGCCATGTTCGTTCTAACTTTACTGATGGGGTTGGCATTGTTAG GGGCGTTGCTATACTGTTGTTTGCGGATGTGCTGTGGTGGAGGGGGTATGGGAGGAATGTGCAGTAACATGTGCGACTGCAGACAACAGAACCGAGCTAGGAGGGGCAG ATATCCCCCAAGACAAGTCACGCCAGATTC GAAAGTACCGGCCACCGTCCCCGGTCCGACAGCCCACTCCTCCGCCGAAGATTATAGAGCGACAACCCCAGCTTATACGGACTATTGGACGGCCAATGCAATATGGAGGCTT GCAACCTTCCACCGTGCGACTGATTCGCTCACCCGCCGTCCTTCCGCCGGGATATTTCCCTTGACACtctttatatgtatattaaat tcGACCAGCTGGAGGATACATGCGTCCGCCACCATCTCTTCCTGGATATTacccttgaccttgacctcccCGTGA
- the LOC128206543 gene encoding protein disulfide-isomerase A6 homolog — protein sequence MDILFVGVLVALATHGSCMYSSSDDVVELTPSNFNNLVLNSDEVWLVEFYAPWCGHCQSLAGDWKKAATALKGVVKVGAVNADDHQSLGGQYGVKGFPTIKVFGLDKKSPTDYQGPRQASGIVDAALNAASSMAKQRLSGKRGSGGSSGGGGGSGKKADPADVIELTDSNFQELVINSEDIWLVEFFAPWCGHCKNLAPQWAQAATDLKGKVKLGAVDSTVHTVISSRYGIRGYPTIKYFPGGKKDGEAQEYDGGRTASDIVSWANQKAAENVPPPDVYEITSQKVLSDNCDDRQLCIVSILPHILDCQSQCRNKYIKALKAVGEHFKAKMWGWVWAEAGAQPALEEGLGIGGFGYPAMAAINSRKMKYALLRGSFAEQGIKDFLRDLSYGRGSTNPITGDKLPSIEARDPWDGKDGELPQEEDIDLSDVELDDLDEPSKDEL from the exons ATGGatattttatttg TGGGAGTGTTGGTTGCCTTGGCGACACATGGATCATGCATGTACTCGAGCTCTGATGATGTGGTAGAGCTCACACCCAGCAACTTTAACAACCTGGTGTTGAACAGTGACGAAGTCTGGCTGGTAGAATTTTATGCACCATG GTGTGGTCACTGTCAGTCATTGGCAGGAGACTGGAAGAAAGCCGCCACAGCTTTGAAGGGTGTGGTCAAGGTTGGGGCGGTGAATGCCGATGATCACCAGAGCCTGGGGGGACAATATGGCGTAAAGGGATTCCCCACCATCAAGGTGTTTGGGCTTGATAAGAAGAGCCCCACTGACTATCAAG GACCTCGCCAGGCGTCAGGAATTGTTGATGCGGCCTTGAACGCAGCCTCCTCTATGGCTAAGCAGAGACTGTCAGGCAAGAGGGGCTCTGGAGGAAGcagcggtggtggtggtggtagtggcaAGAAG GCTGACCCAGCTGACGTTATCGAGTTGACTGACTCAAACTTCCAAGAACTCGTCATCAACAGTGAAGACATCTGGCTGGTAGAGTTTTTTGCCCCCTGGTGTGGCCACTGCAAGAATCTCGCACCCCAGTGGGCTCAGGCAGCCACAGACTTGAAGGGCAAGGTCAAACTGGGAGCTGTTGATTCGACAGTTCATACAGTGATATCCAGCAGATATGGG ATCCGGGGCTACCCAACCATCAAGTATTTCCCTGGAGGCAAGAAGGACGGAGAGGCCCAGGAGTATGATGGTGGTCGTACAGCATCGGACATTGTCAGCTGGGCCAATCAGAAAGCGGCAGAGAATGTTCCCCCTCCAGATGTGTATGAG ATAACATCCCAGAAAGTGTTGAGTGATAACTGTGATGATAGGCAACTATGTATCGTGTCCATCCTGCCCCACATCCTCGACTGTCAATCTCAATGCAGAAACAAGTACATCAAGGCCCTTAAGGCTGTCGGAGAGCACTTCAAGGCAAAGATGTGGGG GTGGGTGTGGGCAGAGGCCGGAGCTCAGCCAGCACTGGAGGAGGGACTTGGCATTGGGGGATTCGGATACCCG GCCATGGCAGCTATCAACTCCAGAAAGATGAAATATGCCCTTCTGAGGGGATCGTTTGCAGAACAGGGCATTAAAGACTTCCTGCGGGACTTGTCGTACGGACGAGGCTCAACCAACCCAATCACGGGCGATAAACTGCCCTCAATTGAGGCCCGTGACCCTTGGGACGGAAAAGATGGAGAG cTGCCCCAAGAAGAAGACATTGATCTGAGTGATGTTGAGTTAGATGATCTTGATGAACCATCGAAAGACGAGTTGTGA